One window of the Salmo trutta chromosome 35, fSalTru1.1, whole genome shotgun sequence genome contains the following:
- the LOC115174510 gene encoding E3 ubiquitin-protein ligase pellino homolog 2-like: MNSPNQDEDDVPVKDPVKYGELVILGYNGSLPSGDRGRRKSRFALYRRTKANGVKPSTVHILNTPQDSKAIHSRGQHSISFTLSRNQTVVVEYCHDNDTDMFQIGRSTECPIDFVVTDTSGEGKECEDPSVAPSTISRFACRVVCERNPPYTARIYAAGFDSSKNIFLGEKATKWKNPDGHMDGLTTNGVLVMHPEGFPEDNRQGLWREISVCGDVYALRETRSGPSRGKLAEGESSALRDGSLVDLCGATLLWRTGEGLLHAPTLRHLEALRQELNAARPQCPVGLSTLAFPSLPRSHSLEERQPWVYLTCGHVHGRHDWGQRPERRAARGEGEGEGGISTVRRECPLCRSVGPYVPLWLGCEPAVYVDAGAPTYAFVPCGHVCSERTAKYWADTPLPHGTHAFRPTCPFCSAPLSSTPQGWTRLIFQGPID, encoded by the exons ATGAATTCGCCGAACCAGGACGAAGATGATGTGCCCGTTAAAGACCCGGTGAAATACGGCGAGCTGGTCATATTGGG GTACAATGGCTCTCTGCCCAGTGGAGACCGGGGGAGGAGGAAGAGCCGCTTCGCTCTGTACCGGAGGACCAAGGCCAACGGAGTCAAACCCAGCACTGTTCACATCCTCAACACACCACAGGacagcaag GCAATCCACAGCAGGGGGCAGCACAGCATCTCCTTCACTCTGTCCCGCAACCAGACAGTGGTGGTGGAGTACTGCCACGACAACGACACTGACATGTTTCAG ATTGGGCGCTCCACAGAGTGTCCAATAGACTTTGTCGTGACGGACACAtcaggagaggggaaggagtgcGAGGACCCCTCGGTGGCCCCCAGCACCATCTCCCGCTTCGCCTGCAGGGTGGTGTGTGAACGCAACCCCCCCTACACCGCACGCATCTACGCCGCTGGCTTTGACTCCTCCAAAAACATCTTTCTAGGG GAGAAAGCCACTAAGTGGAAGAACCCGGATGGCCACATGGATGGTTTGACCACCAACGGGGTGCTGGTGATGCACCCTGAGGGTTTCCCTGAGGACAACAGACAGGGCCTGTGGAGGGAGATCTCTGTTTGTGGGGACGTCTATGCCCTCCGAGAGACACGCTCTGGACCCAGCCGAGGCAAACTG gcggagggagagagcagtgccCTGCGGGATGGTTCTCTGGTGGACCTGTGTGGAGCCACTCTGCTGTGGCGTACTGGAGAGGGCCTGCTCCATGCTCCCACCCTCCGCCACCTGGAGGCACTGCGACAGGAGCTCAACGCTGCCCGGCCACAGTGTCCTGTGGGCCTCAGTACCCTGGCATTCCCCAGCCTGCCACGCAGCCACAG TCTGGAGGAGCGCCAGCCCTGGGTTTATCTCACCTGCGGACACGTGCACGGCCGCCACGACTGGGGCCAGCGCCCCGAGCGCCGGGCGgcgagaggagaaggagagggggaaggagggatctCCACAGTCCGCCGGGAGTGCCCTCTATGCAGGAGCGTGGGGCCCTACGTGCCCCTGTGGCTGGGGTGTGAGCCCGCCGTGTACGTGGATGCTGGAGCGCCTACGTACGCGTTTGTACCCTGCGGCCACGTGTGTTCAGAGAGGACAGCCAAGTACTGGGCGGATACCCCGCTGCCCCATGGGACCCACGCCTTCCGGCCCACCTGTCCCTTCTGCTCTGCCCCTCTCAGCAGCACCCCACAGGGCTGGACACGCCTCATCTTCCAGGGCCCCATCGACTAG